The Pseudomonas triclosanedens genome has a window encoding:
- the ssb gene encoding single-stranded DNA-binding protein has product MARGVNKVILVGNVGGDPETRYLPNGNAVTNVTLATSESWKDKQTGQQQERTEWHRVVFFGRLAEIVAEYVRKGSQIYVEGSLRTRKWQGQDGQDRYTTEIVVDINGNMQLLGGRPGAGGDDAPRAPREPQQRPQQAPRPAPQQQSQPAPQPAPDYDSFDDDIPF; this is encoded by the coding sequence ATGGCCCGTGGGGTTAACAAAGTCATTCTGGTTGGTAACGTCGGTGGCGATCCGGAAACCCGCTACCTGCCCAACGGCAACGCCGTAACCAACGTCACCCTGGCTACCAGCGAGAGCTGGAAGGACAAGCAGACCGGCCAGCAGCAGGAACGTACCGAGTGGCACCGCGTGGTGTTCTTCGGTCGCCTGGCGGAAATCGTCGCCGAGTACGTGCGCAAGGGCTCGCAGATCTACGTCGAAGGTAGCCTGCGCACCCGCAAGTGGCAGGGTCAGGACGGCCAGGACCGTTACACCACCGAAATCGTGGTCGACATCAACGGCAACATGCAACTGCTCGGTGGCCGTCCGGGCGCCGGTGGTGACGACGCCCCGCGTGCTCCGCGCGAGCCGCAGCAGCGGCCGCAGCAGGCGCCGCGTCCGGCCCCGCAGCAGCAGTCCCAGCCCGCGCCGCAACCGGCTCCGGACTACGACAGCTTCGACGACGACATTCCGTTCTGA
- a CDS encoding MFS transporter yields MSHTFETLAPAATSSPASTRALYRKVIWRLLPFLVFAYAINAIDRLNISFAKLRMAEDIALSEAAYGIGAGIFYLGYILFEIPSNLYMQRVGARATLTRIMVLWGLVTVATAFVTTANQLIVARFFLGVAEAGFFPGVILYLTYWFPSALRGRITAVFVMSAMVAGIASGPLAGWIMTHFHGWLGLRDWQVLFVLEGIPAVLLGIFGWYWLADRPRDAKWLSEEERKHLEAALAAEAVKPGEHSRFLDVLRDPRVYIAGLVFFCVYSGSNTVSYWMPTLIRGFGVEDIQYIGLLASLPYAVGIVGMYLLGRSSDRRQERRWHVGTTMLVSAACFFLLGFAQGHLLLSVALMTVGAATAMSALSLFWTIPPALLSPSGAAGGIAVISAIGGMAGVISQIVVGAIKSATGSLYLAFDVIGLALILGALILLIGIPARQLRKLSH; encoded by the coding sequence ATGAGTCATACGTTCGAGACGCTCGCGCCTGCCGCGACATCCTCCCCGGCATCGACCCGGGCGCTCTACCGCAAGGTAATCTGGCGCCTGTTGCCATTCCTGGTCTTCGCCTACGCGATCAACGCCATCGACCGCCTGAACATTTCCTTCGCCAAGCTGCGCATGGCCGAGGACATCGCTCTGAGCGAGGCCGCCTACGGGATCGGCGCCGGCATCTTCTACCTGGGCTACATCCTGTTCGAGATTCCCAGCAACCTCTACATGCAGCGCGTCGGCGCCCGCGCCACGCTGACGCGGATCATGGTGCTGTGGGGGCTGGTGACGGTCGCCACCGCCTTCGTCACCACGGCCAACCAGTTGATCGTCGCCCGCTTCTTCCTCGGGGTCGCCGAGGCCGGGTTCTTCCCGGGCGTAATTCTCTACCTCACCTACTGGTTCCCCTCGGCCTTGCGCGGCCGGATCACCGCGGTGTTCGTCATGTCGGCGATGGTCGCGGGGATCGCCAGCGGGCCGCTGGCCGGCTGGATAATGACTCACTTCCACGGCTGGCTGGGCTTGCGCGACTGGCAGGTTCTATTCGTCCTGGAAGGCATCCCCGCCGTGCTGCTGGGGATATTCGGCTGGTACTGGCTGGCGGACCGCCCGCGCGACGCAAAATGGCTGAGCGAAGAGGAAAGGAAACACCTGGAAGCCGCGCTGGCCGCCGAAGCAGTGAAACCAGGGGAGCACAGTCGGTTCCTTGATGTGCTGCGCGACCCTCGGGTCTACATCGCCGGCCTGGTGTTCTTCTGCGTCTATAGCGGTTCGAATACCGTTTCCTACTGGATGCCGACGCTGATCCGCGGCTTCGGTGTGGAGGACATCCAGTACATCGGTCTGCTGGCCAGCCTGCCATATGCGGTAGGTATCGTCGGCATGTATCTGCTCGGGCGCAGCTCCGACCGGCGCCAGGAGCGCCGCTGGCATGTCGGCACGACCATGCTGGTCAGCGCGGCGTGCTTCTTCCTGCTCGGCTTCGCCCAGGGCCACTTGCTGCTCTCGGTGGCCCTGATGACCGTCGGTGCGGCAACGGCGATGTCCGCTCTGTCGCTGTTCTGGACCATTCCACCGGCCCTGCTCAGCCCATCTGGCGCGGCAGGCGGCATTGCAGTCATCAGCGCCATTGGCGGCATGGCGGGAGTGATCAGCCAGATCGTGGTCGGCGCAATCAAATCCGCCACCGGCAGCCTGTATCTGGCCTTCGATGTGATCGGCCTGGCACTGATCCTCGGCGCGCTGATTCTGTTGATCGGCATCCCGGCGCGCCAGCTACGCAAGCTTTCGCACTGA
- the cobJ gene encoding precorrin-3B C(17)-methyltransferase — protein MRAAIVILGQGALATARRIQGLYPQATIHGLAERVKGADQSYANFGETLRQLYLDNVPIVALCAAGIVIRGLAPLLGEKGAEPPVLAVAEDGSAVVPLLGGLGGVNRMAREIAAMLDVAPAITTSGELRFGACLLDPPEGYALNDLEQGKRFVSDLLGGDTLRIDGDAPWLAGMELPLAEDASHVLRIDASADGLEHNELRIHPRVVLAHVTLVDSQLPERILQGLDQARLARLSLAALVAPRCRMADPALAGAARKLGVPLRFITRDAELPPAVLHGDSFHLHRAATPAEAERIGQVRGRLSVIGLGPGERDFMIPAVRRALDEAQDLLGYKTYVKMAEPLRADQVRHCTDNREEMQRARHAFELAASGRRVVVISSGDPGVFAMAAAVMEALHESEDPHWHSVELEVLPGVSAALAAAARAGAPLGHDFCLLSLSDNLKPWEVIENRLEHAGAADLAMAFYNPISRARPWQLGRALEIVRRHRAAETLVVLGRDIGRPAEALKVLTLGELTPEMVDMRTLVIVGSSLTRRFPRASGGDWVYTPRWYR, from the coding sequence ATGCGGGCCGCCATCGTCATTCTCGGCCAGGGCGCGCTGGCCACTGCGCGCCGCATCCAGGGCCTGTACCCGCAGGCCACGATCCACGGCCTGGCCGAACGCGTGAAGGGCGCCGACCAGAGCTACGCGAACTTCGGCGAAACCCTGCGCCAGCTCTACCTCGACAACGTGCCGATCGTCGCGCTGTGCGCCGCCGGTATCGTCATCCGCGGCCTTGCCCCGCTGCTCGGCGAGAAAGGCGCCGAGCCGCCGGTACTGGCGGTGGCCGAGGATGGCAGCGCGGTGGTGCCGTTGCTGGGCGGGCTGGGCGGAGTGAACCGCATGGCCCGCGAAATCGCCGCGATGCTCGACGTCGCCCCGGCGATCACCACCAGCGGCGAGCTGCGCTTCGGCGCCTGCTTGCTCGATCCGCCTGAAGGGTACGCGCTGAACGACCTCGAACAGGGCAAGCGCTTCGTTTCCGACCTGCTGGGCGGCGACACCCTGCGCATTGACGGCGACGCGCCGTGGCTTGCTGGCATGGAGCTGCCGCTGGCGGAGGATGCCAGCCACGTGCTGCGGATCGACGCGTCCGCTGACGGCCTGGAGCACAACGAGCTGCGCATTCATCCCAGGGTGGTGCTGGCGCATGTCACGCTGGTCGACTCGCAGTTGCCCGAGCGTATTCTCCAGGGCCTGGACCAGGCGCGGCTGGCACGCCTGTCGCTCGCCGCGCTGGTGGCGCCGCGCTGCCGGATGGCCGACCCGGCGCTGGCCGGAGCCGCCCGCAAGCTGGGCGTACCGCTGCGCTTCATCACCCGGGACGCCGAGCTGCCACCGGCGGTGCTGCATGGCGATTCCTTCCATCTGCACCGCGCCGCGACACCTGCCGAGGCCGAGCGCATCGGTCAGGTACGTGGACGGCTGAGCGTGATCGGCCTTGGACCGGGCGAGCGCGACTTCATGATCCCCGCCGTGCGTCGCGCGCTGGACGAAGCCCAGGACCTGCTCGGTTACAAGACCTACGTGAAGATGGCCGAGCCGCTGCGTGCAGACCAGGTGCGCCACTGCACCGACAACCGAGAGGAAATGCAGCGCGCCCGTCACGCCTTCGAACTGGCCGCCAGCGGACGCCGGGTGGTGGTGATTTCGTCCGGAGACCCCGGCGTCTTCGCGATGGCGGCGGCGGTCATGGAGGCGCTGCACGAGAGCGAAGACCCGCACTGGCATTCGGTGGAGCTGGAGGTGCTGCCGGGCGTCTCCGCCGCGCTCGCCGCCGCCGCCCGCGCCGGCGCGCCGCTGGGCCACGATTTCTGCCTGCTTTCGCTGTCGGACAACCTCAAGCCGTGGGAGGTAATCGAGAATCGCCTGGAGCATGCCGGCGCGGCCGACCTGGCGATGGCGTTCTACAACCCGATCTCCAGGGCCCGCCCGTGGCAACTGGGGCGCGCGCTGGAAATCGTCCGCCGTCATCGAGCGGCAGAAACGCTGGTGGTGCTGGGCCGCGACATAGGCCGCCCCGCCGAGGCGCTGAAGGTGCTGACGCTGGGTGAGCTGACGCCAGAAATGGTGGACATGCGCACCCTGGTGATCGTCGGCTCGTCGCTGACCCGCCGCTTCCCCCGCGCCAGCGGTGGCGACTGGGTGTACACACCGCGCTGGTATCGCTGA
- a CDS encoding precorrin-2 C(20)-methyltransferase: protein MAGRLLGLGVGPGDPELLTLKALRLLRAAPVIGYFVAKAKHHAGQGGNAFGIIAEHLDEAQLRLPLVYPVTTEKLEPPLTYEGVISDFYDTAAAQVAEHLDAGRDVAVICEGDPFFYGSYMYLHDRLADRYETDVVPGVCSMLGSASVLGVPLVYRNQSLSVLSGVLPEAELKRRLADADAAVVMKLGRNFDKVRRVLRELDRDGGAHYVERATMREQRIVALDDVDPMASPYFSMIVIPGQRWNG, encoded by the coding sequence ATGGCGGGCCGTCTGCTCGGCCTGGGCGTCGGCCCGGGCGACCCGGAATTGCTCACACTCAAGGCGCTGCGGCTGCTGCGCGCGGCGCCGGTGATCGGCTACTTCGTGGCCAAGGCCAAGCATCATGCCGGCCAGGGCGGCAACGCCTTCGGCATCATCGCGGAGCATCTGGACGAGGCGCAGTTGCGCCTGCCGCTGGTGTATCCGGTGACCACCGAGAAGCTGGAGCCGCCGCTGACCTATGAAGGGGTGATCAGCGACTTCTACGACACCGCCGCCGCGCAGGTGGCCGAGCATCTCGACGCCGGTCGCGACGTAGCGGTGATCTGTGAAGGCGACCCGTTCTTCTATGGTTCCTACATGTATCTGCACGACCGTCTGGCCGACCGCTACGAAACCGACGTGGTGCCCGGTGTCTGCTCGATGCTGGGCAGCGCATCGGTACTGGGCGTGCCGCTGGTCTACCGCAACCAGAGCCTCTCGGTGCTGTCCGGCGTGCTGCCGGAAGCCGAGCTCAAGCGTCGCCTGGCCGACGCCGACGCGGCGGTGGTAATGAAGCTGGGGCGCAACTTCGACAAGGTCCGCCGCGTGCTGCGCGAGCTGGACCGCGACGGCGGCGCCCACTACGTCGAGCGGGCAACCATGCGCGAGCAGCGCATCGTCGCGCTGGATGACGTCGACCCGATGGCTTCGCCCTATTTCTCGATGATCGTCATCCCCGGCCAACGGTGGAATGGCTGA
- a CDS encoding precorrin-8X methylmutase, with product MLDYIRDGQAIYRQSFATIRAEADLSGIPADLEKLAVRVIHACGMVDVVQDLRFSPGAGTAGRTALANGAPILCDARMVGEGITRARLPADNQVICTLNDPDVPALARARGNTRSAVALEHWRKHLEGSVVVIGNAPTALFYLLEMLDAGAPKPALILGFPVGFVGAMESKDALAADSRGVPYVIVRGRRGGSAMAAAAVNALATEVE from the coding sequence ATGCTTGATTACATCCGCGATGGGCAGGCGATCTATCGCCAATCCTTCGCCACCATCCGCGCCGAAGCCGATCTCTCCGGGATTCCCGCCGACCTGGAAAAACTCGCCGTGCGGGTGATCCACGCCTGCGGCATGGTCGACGTGGTGCAGGACCTGCGCTTTTCGCCGGGTGCCGGTACTGCCGGCCGCACGGCCCTGGCCAACGGCGCGCCGATTCTCTGCGACGCGCGAATGGTCGGCGAAGGCATCACCCGGGCCCGCCTGCCGGCGGACAATCAGGTGATCTGCACCCTCAACGACCCCGACGTTCCCGCACTGGCCCGCGCGCGTGGCAACACCCGTTCGGCGGTGGCGCTGGAGCACTGGCGCAAACACCTGGAAGGCAGCGTGGTAGTGATCGGCAATGCCCCCACCGCGCTCTTCTATCTGCTGGAAATGCTCGACGCCGGCGCGCCGAAACCGGCGCTGATCCTCGGCTTCCCGGTCGGCTTCGTCGGCGCGATGGAATCCAAGGATGCACTCGCCGCCGACAGCCGTGGCGTGCCCTACGTGATCGTGCGCGGCCGCCGCGGCGGCAGCGCGATGGCGGCCGCCGCGGTCAACGCACTGGCCACGGAGGTGGAGTGA
- the cobG gene encoding precorrin-3B synthase produces the protein MSESTSLSVRPSACPGLLRIVASRDGGICRIKLPCGQLDARAARAIAEAAERHADGVLEATNRANLQIRGVHAGAERSLSADLLAAGLGPRELAADDVRNLLVSPAIGLDIATRFDAGPLARQLLDLLERTPRFHGLSPKFGVQLDGGESLAMLEHPNDIWLSAMSADEAPQLAFGVAGCPPRHARDCPPLAAVPAAQAPLLVETLLHLFLDLAGDGQTRMRHLREMLGDETLLERLRQRLPFPLCQGTAVDNWRRPATPAFAHLGIRPQRQPGRALVGAGFVLGRLDSATLLGLADLAERFSGGQLRLTPWQSLILPDVAQIDAAVVLGALGNLGLLIDAARPLSRIVACSGSSGCARGLADTKADALRLADRLRLAPPAGVHLCGCRRSCAAAHVAPYTLLAVADGRYDLFRRTDGLAGFGQPLARNLSLDAAGELLAVAGAIPDA, from the coding sequence GTGAGCGAATCGACCTCCCTGTCCGTCCGTCCTTCGGCCTGCCCTGGCCTGCTGCGCATCGTGGCCTCCCGCGATGGCGGCATCTGCCGTATCAAGCTGCCCTGTGGACAACTCGATGCCCGCGCAGCCCGCGCCATTGCCGAGGCCGCCGAACGCCATGCCGACGGTGTGCTGGAAGCGACCAACCGCGCCAACCTGCAGATTCGCGGCGTGCATGCCGGCGCCGAGCGCTCGCTGAGCGCCGACCTGCTGGCTGCCGGCCTCGGCCCGCGCGAGCTGGCGGCCGACGACGTGCGCAACCTGCTGGTCAGCCCCGCCATCGGCCTGGACATCGCCACGCGCTTCGACGCCGGGCCGCTGGCCCGCCAGTTGCTCGACCTGCTGGAGCGCACACCGCGCTTCCACGGCCTGTCACCCAAGTTCGGTGTGCAACTGGATGGTGGCGAGTCCCTGGCGATGCTGGAGCATCCCAACGATATCTGGCTGTCGGCCATGTCCGCCGACGAAGCCCCGCAGCTCGCCTTCGGCGTGGCCGGCTGCCCACCCCGCCATGCCCGGGACTGCCCGCCCCTGGCCGCGGTTCCCGCCGCGCAGGCTCCACTGCTGGTGGAAACCTTGCTGCATCTGTTCCTCGATCTCGCCGGAGACGGCCAAACGCGCATGCGCCACCTGCGCGAGATGCTCGGCGACGAAACTCTGCTGGAGCGCCTGCGCCAGCGCCTGCCGTTCCCACTGTGCCAGGGCACGGCTGTGGATAACTGGCGACGCCCGGCGACGCCGGCCTTCGCGCACCTCGGCATCCGGCCCCAGCGCCAGCCGGGGCGCGCTCTGGTCGGCGCCGGCTTTGTCCTCGGTCGTCTCGACAGCGCCACCTTGCTCGGCCTCGCCGACCTGGCGGAGCGTTTCAGCGGTGGGCAGTTGCGCCTGACGCCGTGGCAGAGCCTGATCCTGCCCGATGTCGCCCAGATCGATGCCGCCGTGGTGCTGGGCGCGCTGGGTAATCTCGGCCTGCTGATCGACGCTGCCCGGCCGCTTTCGCGCATCGTCGCCTGCAGTGGCTCCAGCGGTTGCGCACGCGGGCTGGCCGACACCAAGGCCGACGCCCTGCGCCTGGCCGACCGCCTGCGCCTGGCGCCGCCAGCCGGTGTGCATCTGTGCGGCTGCCGGCGTTCCTGCGCCGCAGCCCATGTCGCCCCTTACACCCTGCTGGCCGTCGCCGACGGCCGCTATGACCTGTTCCGCCGCACCGACGGCCTGGCCGGATTCGGCCAGCCCCTGGCGCGCAATCTGTCCCTCGACGCCGCCGGCGAACTGCTCGCCGTGGCCGGAGCCATACCCGATGCTTGA
- the cbiE gene encoding precorrin-6y C5,15-methyltransferase (decarboxylating) subunit CbiE, whose product MTPWLIIVGIGEDGYAGLGKAARRALLDAVEVIGAPRQLELLPPCVRANRRAWPSPFSLEPVLRRRGQSTCVLASGDPMLFGVGASLARQLPSSEMRVLPAPSSASLAAARLGWALQDCTLLSLVARPLAALNAHLRHGAKLLVLSNDGTSPAAVAALLRERGFGASRISVLEHLGGEAERRIDGLAADWVQAETAALNLLALDCVAGEGARRLPLTTGLADGCYRHDGQLTKRDVRAVTLARLAPMPGELLWDVGAGCGSIGIEWMRAHPTCRTLAIEANDGRQQHIAFNRDALGVPALQLVCGAAPEALRGLERPDAIFIGGGVTVPGVVEHCWEQLKPGGRLVANAVTLQSEATLVSWRERIGGELTRIAIAQAQPLGGFDAWRAALPITLLEVWKPC is encoded by the coding sequence ATGACGCCCTGGCTGATCATCGTCGGCATCGGCGAGGACGGTTATGCCGGCCTCGGCAAGGCAGCGCGCCGCGCATTGCTCGACGCCGTCGAAGTGATCGGCGCGCCGCGCCAACTGGAGCTGCTGCCGCCCTGCGTGCGCGCCAATCGCCGGGCCTGGCCCAGCCCCTTCAGCCTGGAGCCGGTGCTGCGCCGCCGTGGCCAGTCGACCTGCGTGCTGGCCAGCGGAGACCCGATGCTGTTCGGTGTCGGCGCCAGCCTCGCCCGGCAATTGCCCAGCAGCGAAATGCGCGTTTTGCCAGCGCCCTCGTCCGCCTCGCTGGCCGCCGCTCGGCTGGGCTGGGCGCTACAGGACTGCACCTTGCTGTCGCTGGTGGCGCGACCGCTGGCGGCGCTCAACGCGCACCTGCGGCATGGCGCGAAGCTGCTGGTGTTGAGCAACGATGGCACGAGCCCGGCGGCGGTAGCGGCATTGCTGCGCGAGCGAGGCTTCGGCGCCAGCCGCATCAGTGTGCTGGAGCATCTGGGCGGCGAGGCCGAGCGACGCATCGACGGGCTCGCCGCCGACTGGGTACAGGCGGAAACCGCCGCGCTCAACCTGCTCGCGCTGGACTGCGTGGCAGGCGAGGGCGCACGCCGCCTGCCGTTGACTACCGGCCTGGCAGACGGCTGCTATCGCCACGATGGGCAACTGACCAAGCGCGACGTGCGTGCGGTGACCCTGGCGCGGCTGGCGCCGATGCCGGGGGAGCTGCTGTGGGACGTCGGCGCCGGCTGCGGCTCGATCGGCATCGAATGGATGCGCGCGCACCCAACCTGCCGGACACTGGCTATCGAAGCCAACGATGGTCGCCAGCAGCACATAGCATTCAACCGCGACGCCCTGGGCGTACCAGCGCTGCAATTGGTCTGCGGTGCCGCGCCCGAGGCGCTGCGAGGGCTGGAACGGCCGGACGCGATCTTCATCGGTGGTGGCGTCACCGTCCCTGGTGTGGTTGAGCACTGCTGGGAGCAGCTCAAGCCTGGCGGACGGCTGGTGGCCAACGCCGTCACCCTGCAGAGCGAGGCCACGCTGGTGAGCTGGCGCGAGCGTATCGGTGGCGAGCTGACACGGATCGCCATCGCCCAGGCGCAACCGCTGGGCGGCTTCGATGCCTGGCGCGCGGCGCTGCCGATCACCCTGCTGGAGGTCTGGAAACCATGCTGA
- a CDS encoding cobalt-precorrin-5B (C(1))-methyltransferase, with protein sequence MRDETSEQQRPLRSGYTTGSCATATSLAAARLLLTGQASDAVRIALPRERSATLRLEFCRLTAAGAEAGTLKDAGDDPDVTHGALVFARVALSAEPGVRFHAGEGVGTVTKPGLVLAVGEPAINPVPRQMMRDNLAALAAECGYVGGFEITIGIEGGAALALKTMNPRLGILGGLSILGTTGIVRPFSCAAYIASIQQGIDVARANGFRHLAACTGNASEDAMRRRYGFDDTALIEMGDFAGAALKHLRKVPVERFSVCGGFGKISKLAAGHMDLHSRHSSIDLPQLAEWAGEIGASVELQQRMREANTSQQALALCRAEGIELGDAVCARALAFARRIVPPQVHLEVFAIDRQGNLVGEALESR encoded by the coding sequence ATGCGTGACGAAACCTCCGAACAGCAGCGCCCGCTGCGCAGCGGCTACACCACTGGCAGTTGCGCTACCGCCACCAGCCTCGCGGCGGCGCGCCTGCTACTCACCGGCCAGGCCAGCGACGCGGTGCGGATAGCCCTGCCCAGGGAGCGCAGCGCGACCCTGCGTCTGGAGTTCTGCCGGCTGACCGCCGCAGGCGCCGAGGCGGGCACGCTGAAGGATGCCGGCGACGACCCCGATGTCACCCACGGCGCACTGGTGTTCGCCCGCGTGGCGCTCAGCGCCGAGCCGGGCGTGCGCTTCCACGCCGGGGAGGGCGTCGGCACCGTGACCAAGCCCGGGCTGGTCCTCGCCGTGGGCGAGCCCGCGATCAACCCGGTGCCGCGCCAGATGATGCGAGACAATCTCGCCGCGCTGGCGGCCGAGTGCGGTTACGTCGGTGGCTTCGAGATCACCATCGGCATCGAGGGCGGCGCTGCGTTGGCGCTGAAAACCATGAACCCGCGGCTGGGCATCCTCGGCGGGCTGTCTATCCTCGGCACCACCGGCATCGTCCGGCCATTCTCCTGCGCGGCCTACATCGCCTCGATCCAGCAGGGCATCGACGTCGCTCGCGCCAACGGTTTCCGCCACCTCGCCGCCTGCACCGGCAACGCCAGCGAGGACGCCATGCGCCGTCGCTACGGATTCGACGACACCGCGCTGATCGAGATGGGTGACTTCGCCGGCGCGGCACTCAAGCACCTGCGCAAGGTGCCGGTGGAGCGCTTCAGCGTCTGCGGTGGCTTCGGCAAGATCAGCAAGCTCGCCGCCGGCCACATGGACCTGCACAGCCGACACTCCAGCATCGACTTGCCGCAACTGGCCGAATGGGCCGGCGAAATCGGCGCTAGCGTCGAATTGCAGCAGCGCATGCGCGAGGCCAACACCAGTCAGCAGGCACTGGCGCTGTGCCGCGCCGAGGGCATCGAGTTGGGCGATGCGGTATGCGCTCGCGCCCTGGCTTTCGCCCGGCGCATCGTGCCGCCGCAAGTGCATCTGGAAGTTTTCGCCATCGACCGCCAGGGCAACCTGGTGGGCGAGGCGCTGGAGTCCCGATGA
- a CDS encoding cobalt-precorrin-6A reductase, which translates to MTRVLLLGGIGEALAIARRLGPAHLYSLAGLGKVPDDLSCEVRVGGYGGADGLATFIREQGFDLLLDATHPYAAQISRNAARAARLAGVECWALRRPGWQAGAGDHWREVADWPALIDALGEFRRPLFTLGREPLEHLDEIPGHQRWTVRCLQSTPGNARAEVLGARGPFTLEGERELFARLGTDVLVSKNSGSQATEPKLQVARERGVPVLVLARPVLPDVDRAFESVEALWAALAPRL; encoded by the coding sequence ATGACGCGCGTTCTGCTGCTTGGCGGCATCGGCGAGGCGCTGGCAATTGCGCGCCGCCTCGGCCCGGCGCATCTCTACAGCCTCGCCGGGCTGGGCAAGGTGCCGGACGACCTGTCCTGTGAGGTGCGCGTCGGCGGCTATGGCGGTGCCGACGGCCTGGCGACATTTATCCGCGAGCAGGGTTTCGATCTGCTGCTCGACGCCACCCATCCCTATGCCGCGCAGATCAGCCGCAACGCCGCTCGTGCCGCGCGGCTCGCCGGCGTAGAGTGCTGGGCGCTGCGGCGTCCCGGCTGGCAGGCCGGCGCTGGCGACCACTGGCGCGAAGTCGCCGACTGGCCGGCGCTGATCGATGCGCTCGGCGAGTTCCGGCGCCCGTTGTTCACTCTTGGCCGCGAACCGCTGGAGCATCTGGACGAGATTCCCGGGCACCAGCGCTGGACTGTCCGCTGCCTGCAGAGCACGCCCGGCAATGCGCGCGCCGAGGTGCTGGGCGCGCGCGGCCCGTTCACGCTGGAGGGCGAGCGCGAGCTGTTTGCGCGCCTGGGCACCGATGTGCTGGTGAGCAAGAACAGCGGCAGCCAGGCCACCGAGCCGAAGCTGCAGGTCGCCCGCGAGCGAGGCGTGCCGGTGCTGGTATTGGCACGGCCGGTGCTGCCGGATGTGGATCGCGCGTTCGAGAGTGTCGAGGCGCTGTGGGCCGCGCTGGCGCCGCGGCTGTAG